Part of the Deinococcus malanensis genome is shown below.
GACAACCCCAGCGCCGCACCCAGCAGGGAACGAAAAGGGGCCGGGTGGACGCAGCGATTGTTCAGGGTCATGAGTGTTCATATTCTGCCCGGTACAGATGGGAAATTGGTGGGTTCACATGGCCACCGGGATCACATTTGCACCGTCAGGGACGGAAGTTTCCAGCGACTGAGGTCTGACAGGAAGATGGCAGTGTTCTGAGGACTTGGTGCAGGGCCGCTGTAATGTCGGCGGGGTGGTAGAGCACTATGCACCGGACGCGCACAGCCTGCAGGTTCCTTCAGGCGGCGGGGGCGCGCTGGTACAGTTCCACCAGCCGCTGAAGCAGACGCAGACCCGATCCCAGACTGCTGGCCTGGACCCACTCGTCGTGGCGGTGGGCGTTGCCTCCGCGGTAGACGCCCAGGGCCAGCGCCGGAATCCCGTGCGGGGCCGCCGCGTTGGCATCGGTGCTGCTGGAGGTGGTGCGCACATCCACGCGCAGTTCGCGCGCGGCCTGCCGGGCCAGCGGCAGCAGCGGCTCACTGTGCAGGTCACCTCCCGGCCGGTCACCGACGCGTTCGACTCGCACCGTCACGCCCACCTCGCGCGCCGCCATATGCAGCGCCGCCACGGCCCGGCTGTCGAGGTCCGCGAGCAGTTCGGGGTCCAGCGAGCGCAGGTCCAGCAGCAGCTCTGCACTCGCGGCAATGCTGTTCACGCTGGTGCCCCCTGACGCGACCCCCACATTCAGAGTGGTGCGCGGTGACAGGGGCAGCGGCAGGGCATACAGGGCAGCCACCGCGCGTCCCAGGGCATGCAGGGTGCTGGGGGCCTGGTCACCCCAGGAATGTCCCCCTGGACCCAGAAAGGAAGCCCGGTAACGCCGCACCGCCACGCCGCGCGTGACGGCCACGCCCAGGTAGCCATCAACTGCCACGAAGGCCCCCAGTTCATTCCTGTGCTGGGCCAGAAGATGCTTGGCCCCACGCAGGTCACCCAGGCCCTCCTCGGCTACGTTGGCCGCGACCCACAGGGGCCGGCGCAGGGTATGGGCCATGCCGCGGAAGTCCCGCAGGAACGCTGTGATGACGGCCAGGCTGGCGCTGTTGTCTCCTACTCCTGGCCCGACCAGGCGTCCTGCTTCCTCACGGACACGCACGTCGGTCCCGGCATCAAAGACGGTATCCAGGTGGGCCGCCAGCAGCAAGGCAGGCTGATCATGGATGGCCGGGGTGGAAATGCGCGTCAGCACGTTGCCCACCTCGTCCCGAGTGGTCCGGTAGCCCAGCTCTTCCCACAGGCTGGCCACCAGCTCGGCACGCTGGGCCTCCTGAAAAGTCGGAGCGGGCGTCTGCGCGATACGCACCAGATAGGAAAGCGGCATTAGAGCGGATTCTAGCCTTCAGCGGAGCAGCACGAGAAACCCGGCCGCAGCGGGCCGGGGAATACAGAAAGTCTGATAAAGATCGGGCTCAGAGCTTATGGCACTCCACAGCGGCCTGTCCGGCCGCAACACCTGCTTCTTCGCTCAGCGCCGCAGCATCCTGCTTCCGATAGCAGCTGCCAGCCCGACCAGACCAGCTTTCACCATCGGGTTACCCAGTGCGCCGCCCGACGAGAATGCCTCTTCCAGGGGGCTGCGGCCGTTCTGCATGGGGGCCTGGGCCGTGCGGGTGTAGGCGTCAACCAGGTCGTTATCATCGTCGTAGCGCACGCTCTGAACAGGGTTGGAGGGGCTGCGCACAATCGCGTCGCCCATCTGCTGGCGCTGGTTCGGGTCCATGCCGCCCACGTACTCACGCAGAATCTGGTTGCGCTCGTCGGGGCTGGCATTCTGCATGTAGTCGTGAATGTAGGCCGCTGCTTCCTGCGGACTCACGCGGCCGTCACCGTTGGTGTCGCGGGGATCGTAGGCGTTGGCCATCTGCTGGTGTCGATCGTTCTGCTGGAAAAACATGTGGAACCTCCGAAGAAGGAGAGACGTGGGGAGCCGTCCGGCCCCCGGGAATGCAGCAAGGTTCACGTTACCCGCACTGCTCTCAGAGCGGAGTGAAAGGTGGCTTCACCGGCATTCATCTGGCCTGCCCGTCCGCTTGATCATTCCTTTCGCAAGCTCAGAAACACTCAGGCCTGCGCCCCGGCGATACAGTGCGCAGATATGCGTTCCCTGGTGTTGATCGGACATGGCTCCCACCTGAACGGCGAATCGGCCGGCGCGGTGTTCCGGTATGCCGAGCTGCTGCGTGAGCGGGGCCTGTACGACGAGGTCATTGAGGGCTACTGGAAGGAGGAACCGGCCCTGCGTCAGGTGCTGCGCACCACGGCCAGCACGGACGTCACGGTGATTCCCATGTTCATCTCCGAGGGCTACTTCACCGAGACCGTGATTCCGCGTGAGCTGGGGCTGGGTCATCAGGGCCCGGTGCCTCCTGAAGGTGTGGCCCGCGTGCTGGGCGGCCGGACGGTGCGCTACACGCTGCCATTCGGGGTGCATCCAGGAATGACCGACGTGATCCTGGCGCGTGCGCGCGAAGCCCTGCCGGACGCCAGCCCTGAGGACACCGCGCTGATCGTGCTGGGTCACGGCACCACCCGCAACGAGAACAGCCACAAGGTGATCTACAGCAACGCCGACCGCCTGCGCGAAAGCGGACTGTTTTCAGAGGTACACGCCCTGTTTCTGGACGAGGATCCCCGGGTGGGAACCTGGCCGGACCGGGTCAGGGCGCCGCGGGTGGTGGTGGTGCCGTTTTTCGCCTCTGAAGGCTGGCACACCCTGGAAACCATTCCCGAGGACATGGGTCTTCAGGGGGAAGTCACCAGGTTTCCGGACAATCCCCACGGCCCGCAGACGGTGTATTACGCCCGGCCGGTGGGCACACATCCGGCAGTGGCGGACGTGGTGCTGCACCTGGCGGAGGAAGCGCGCGGCGCGGCCGGTCGTGACGGTGATGTGGAACGCGCCCACGATTCAGCCTGGCAGGCGCTGATACATCTGGCCCGGCGCGGTGGGCGAATGGGTGAGGTGCTGATCACCCCCCACAGCGGTGTCTACGAACTGCGCCACGCCCTGGACGAGGGCATGGGAGGAGCTGAGTTGCACACAGTGGTGACGCCCGAGGGCCTCAGAGACGTCACCCGGCGTGACGCTGCCGGCAACCACCGTCCGGTCCACACCTACCGGACCCTGCCGCGTGGCTGGCGCGCCGTGCTGAGTGAGACGGAGCTGCGGCGTGGGGTGCACTTCCTGTATCCAGCAGTGGTCGAGGAAAGCTACGCCCACGGCTGCCACAGCCTGCGTCATACCCCCTGGGCCACGACTGCGCGGCGCCAGACCGGGATCTATACCCGGGTGCAGCGGGCCACGCAAGAGCAGGTCGAGCGGGTGGCCCGCACGGTATGTACCCCCTGCCTGCGCACCCGTCTGTGGGCCGGCGAAAAGCTGCCCCGGACGTTTCTGGAAGGAGTTCCTGGTGCTTTCCCCTGTGCGGAGGCCTGTACTTATTTTGTCGCGGAGGTACGCGAGACGCTGATCAGCAAGCGTCCTGCGGCCGGACAGGAGGGCTGAGCAGTATCCCACGAGCTGTCCACCTCGCCTGAACAGCGGCGGCCAACGCCCTTCATAAGCTGTTAAGGTGGAGTACGGCAGCTTGAGCCCGACTTTCGCTGCACGCCACCCAATCTTCCACCCGCGTCCTGTGAGACGCCCCGTTTCCCTTCACGGAAGCGGTAAGTCCGTCCGAGAGACGGCGATGGAGGCTCCATCATGCCCACCACAGCGACATTCGAGCGTCGCCCCGATTCTGCGCGGGGGACGCCATTTCTACATTCCGGGAGAATGCCATGACCAGAGGCGAGATGAAGTACGAGGGCAAGGCCAAGCGCGTGTACGCCACCCCCCAGGCCGGCGAGTACATCGTGGAGTACAAGGACGATGCCACGGCCTTCAACGGGGTGAAAAAAGCCCAGATCATGGGCAAGGGCGAGATCAACAACGCCATTACAGCCCACCTGTATCCGCTGCTGGAGGCCGCTGGCATTCCCACCCACTTTCTGGAAAAGCTGAGTGACCGTGAGCAGCGCGTGCGGGCCGTGACCATCGTGCCGGTCGAAATCATCGTGCGCAACGTGGCTGCCGGCAGCTTCTCCAAACGCCTGGGCATCGAGGAAGGCACCCCGCTGCCGCGCCCGGTGGTCGAGTACTGCTACAAGAGTGACGCGCTGGGTGATCCCGTGATCAACACCGACACTGCCGTTGCCCTGGGCTGGGCCAGCGAGGCCGACCTGAAGCGCATCCGCGAACTGAGCCTGAAGGTCCGCGACTTCCTGGTGCCTTATTTCGAGGCACGAGGCGTGCGACTGGTTGATTTCAAGCTGGAGTTCGGCAAGTTGCCCAGCGGCGAGATCGTGCTGGCCGACGAGATCAGCCCCGACACCTGCCGCTTCTGGGACGCCCAGACGAACGAGAAGATGGACAAGGACCGCTTCCGCCGTGACCTCGGCGGCGTGGAAGACGCCTACGCTGAGATGCTGCGCCGTGTGACCCAGAGCACGTAATTCACAGCGCCCAATCCGTTTCCCCTCTCCCTGATCCCTTCCTTCCGGAGTTGTCTATGTCCCAGTACCACGCCAAAGTTTTTGTCACCCTCAAGCCGTCCATCCTTGACCCGCAGGGCCGTACCGTGGAACGCGCCCTGGCTCACCTGGAGCACGCCAATGTCAGCGGCGTGCGCGTGGGCAAGCTGATCGAGCTGACGCTACACGGCGACCGTGCCGAAGTCGAAGCGCAGCTTGAGAGCATCACCACCAACGTGTTGAGCAACCCGGTCATGGAAGACGCGCGCTGGGAGCTTGCCGAGGCATGACCGCCCCAAAGACCGTCAACCTGAATGAGAAGTTCGGGCTGTTTACCGAACAGTGGTCGCCGAAGATCGTGGGCGAACTCAACGGTCAGCAGGTCAGGCTGGCCCGCTTTGGCGGCGAGTTCATCTGGCACAGCCATGAGCACGAGGACGAACTGTTTCTCGTGGTGCGCGGCGTGATGCGCATGGAGCTGCGCGACCGCACCGAACTGGTCCGCGAAGGCGAATTTCTGATCGTGCCGCGCGGCGTGGAGCACAAGCCCGCCGCCGAGACCGAGGAAGCCTGGGTCATGATGCTCGAACCCGCCGGTACCGTGAACACCGGCCAGGTCCAGAGCGAGCGCACCGTGACCGATCTGGAGAGACTGTGAAAACCGCTGTGATTCAATTTCCCGGCTCCAATTGTGACGCTGACGCCCTGCACGCTGCCCGGCTGCTGCTGGATAACGGTGCCGAGTTCGTGTGGCACACGGCCGGCGAACTGCCCGAGGGCACCGAACTCGTGTTCCTGCCAGGCGGTTTCAGTTACGGCGACCACCTGCGCAGCGGCGCGATTGCCGCCCGCAGCCCGATCATGGCGGCCGTCAAGGAGCACGCCGACCGGGGCGGTTTCGTGCTGGGCGTGTGCAACGGCTTTCAGGTCCTGACCGAGTCCGGCCTGCTGCCCGGCGCCCTGTCGCGCAACCGCGAGTTGCACTTCATGTGCAAGCCGGTGCACCTGCGCGTGGAGAACAACGCCACCGCCTTTACCGGTGCCTATGCCCAGGGGCAGGTCATCGAGGTGCCTATCGCCCACGGAGAGGGCAACTATTACGCCGACGCCGCCACCATTGCCGAGCTGGAGCAGCAGGGCCGCGTGGTCTTCCGCTATGCCGACAACCCCAACGGCAGCCTCAACGATATTGCCGGCATTGTCAGCGAGCGCGGCAACGTGCTGGGCATGATGCCCCACCCTGAACGCGCCGTGGAACTGCTGCTGGGCAGCGAGGACGGCCGTGGGCTGTTCGAGAGCCTCAGGGCCGCGAGGGCACAATGAACGACCTTGCCGCCTTTCTTGCCGAGCAGTACTCCATCGAACTGGGCGCCTTCCGCGCAGCACTGGAGGCCATCCCCGAGCAGAGCTTTACCGTCGCGGCTGGCGCGCAGAGCGCAGCCTGGCAGGCCCTGCACATCGCCGACTGGCTGCGGCTGGGGGTCCTGGGTGACCGCTCACCCACGTATGGTTACCTGGGCTGGGAGGATCAGGCCTGGGCTCAGGCGCTGAATGTCAATCCGCCCCTGACCGAAGCTGCGGGTAGGGCGGCGGTGCTGGCCCGGCTGGATGAGGTCATAACGCAGGTTCACACTTTCCTGAGCACCCTGAGTCCGGCGGATCTGCAGGGCACGACCTTCTCGCCCAGCGCCCCGAACGGCGAGCGGCCCCGGCTTCAGGCCCTGGGCCTGCATGTGCGGCATGTCGCCTACCACCGCGGCCAGGTGGCGCTGCTTCGCCGGCAGTTCACGGCAGCTCAGTAGAGGCCCGGAACCACTATGACGCCGCTTCAGTCCTTCCTGTCCACCGCGCTTGATGCCGAGTTCCGTGCGTTTGGCAACGCCCTGCATGCGGTGCCGGCCACCGTGTTCGGAAGGGCTGCGGCCTATGGTCACAGTGCGGCGTGGTACGCCCTGCACATCATGGACTGGACCCGCTGCGTGATTCAGCCTGGACTCGGCGGCGTCAACCCGGCGCTGACCTACGGCTATCTGGGCTTTGAGGAGGCGGACTGGGTCAGAAGGGTCACCGGGCCCACCCTGGCAGCTGAGGACGATACGAAAGATCAGATTCTGACCGCCTTGGATCAGGTGTTCACGCAAGCCCTGAAGGCGGTCTGCACCGCATCCGCAGAGCGCTTTACATCTGAAGCCCTCTGGGCCACCCTCAAACGTCCCCGGCCCGTGCTGGAAGGGCTGACCTCCCACCTGCGACACACCGCGTACCACCGGGGGCAGATTGCCCCGCTTCTCAAGGAGTTTCAATGACACAGACGCAGTCTCTGCGTGACCGGGCCGGCACCTTCGGCCTGACTGTTGAAGAATTCGACCTGCTCGTGTCCGGCATCGGGCGTGAGCCCAATGCGCTGGAGGCGGCCATCGTGGGCGCCATGTGGTCGGAGCACTGCGGCTACAAGAACAGCCGCCCGCTGTTCAGTGCCTTCCCCACGACCGGCCCGCAGGTGCTGCAGGGCCCCGGTGAGAACGCTGGCGTGGTGGACATTGGCGACGGCTGGGGCGTGGCCTTCAAAATGGAAAGCCACAACCACCCGTCGGCGGTCGAGCCGGTGCAGGGCGCGGCGACCGGTGTGGGCGGCATCCTGCGTGACATCTTCGCCATGGGCGCCCGGCCGTTTGCGGTGCTTGACAGCCTGCGCTTCGGCAATCCCGACAGCCCGCGCACGCGCTTTCTGGTCAACGGCGTGGTAGAGGGCATCAGCCATTACGGCAACGCCATCGGCGTGCCCACCGTGGGCGGCGAGGTGACCTTTCACCCCAGCTACCAGGAAAACCCGCTGGTCAACGTGATGGCCCTGGGGCTGCTGCGCCACGAGGACCTGGCCAAGGGCACCATGGGTGAGGTCGGCAACCGCATCATCTACGTGGGGTCCAAGACCGGCCGCGACGGTCTGGGGGGCGCGGTCTTCGCGTCTGCCGACCTGAGCGACGCCTCGCAGGCTGACCGCCCCGCGGTGCAGGTCGGCGATCCCTTCATGGAAAAACTGCTGCTCGAAGCCACCCTGGAAGCCATTCAGGCGGGCGTGGTGGCGGGCGTGCAGGACATGGGCGCCGCCGGGCTGGTCTCCAGCACCTGCGAGATGGCCTACCGCGCCGGACTGGGCATCACCATGAACCTGGATCTGGTGCCCACCCGCGAGACCGGCATGGTCCCGATGGAACTGTGCCTGTCCGAGTCGCAGGAGCGCATGATCCTGGTACCGGTGCCCGGCAAGGAACAGGAACTCAACGACCTGCTGGCCAAGTGGGAGCTGGACGTGGTGGAGATCGGTGAGGTGGAAGGCCACGACCGCTACCGCCTGACCTGGCAGGGTGAAGTGGTCTGCGACCTGCCGGTGGCCCTGCTCAACGAGGCGCCCAAGTACACCCGTGAGGGCATAGAGTCCCCGGAAATCCGCGCAGCGCGCGAGCGTGACCTGAGCGGCGTGCCGGTGCCCGGTGACCTGGGTGCCGTTCTGGTCGAGTTGCTGTCGCATCCCACGGTTGCCAGCAAGCGGCCCATCTTCGAGCGTTACGACCATCAGGTCATGACCAACACCGTGGTCGTGCCGGGTGCCGCCGACGCTGCCGTCATGCGCGTGAAGGACTCGGGCATGGGCGTGGCCGCGACCAGCGACTGCAATCCGCGCTTCGTGCAGCTTGATCCCTACACCGGCGCCGCCGCCGCCGTGGCCGAGGCCGCCCGCAACCTCGCCTGCGTGGGCGCCACTCCACTGGCGATTACCGACAACCTGAACTTCGGCAACCCGCACCGCCCCGAGGTCTACTACCAGCTGCAGCAGGCGGTGCAGGGCATCGCCGACGCCTGCCGCGCGCTGAATACCCCGGTCACCGGCGGCAATGTCAGCCTCTACAACCAGTACGTGGAAGAAGGCCGCACGGTCGCCATTCACCCCACCCCGACCATCGGCATGGTGGGCGTGCTGCCGGACGTGAACGTGCGCGCCACCATGAACCTGAAGGGTGAGGGCCACACGTTGTACCTGCTGGGCGAGCACGCCCGCCACATCGGCGCGTCTCAGTACCTGGAAAGTGTGCACGGCCTGGAAGCCGGTCAGGTGCCGGACCTGGACCTGGATCTGGAAAAGCGCGTGATCGAAGGCACCCTGGCCCTGATCCGCGCTGGCCTGACCACCACCGCACATGACACCGCTGAAGGCGGCCTGGCCGTGGCTCTGGCCGAGATGGCCATTGCTGGCCGGGTGGGTCTGAGCGCCACCCTGGAGGGCGAGGCGCGCGCCGACGCCCTGCTGTTCGGAGAGGCCAACGGGCGCATTCTGGTCGCCGTGCAGGACGAGGCGGCCACCGAGGCCCTGCTGCATGAAAAGAGCGTTCCGTTTGTGCGTTTGGGCACGACGGGAGGAAGTAGCGTCACCATTGCCGTGCCCGGGCACCACATACACTTGAGCGTGAACCTTCAGACCCTGACTCAAGCGTTCGAGAGCCCTCTGCGGGAGATTCTCGGGTGATTTTCGACCCCGTAACCGACAAGCCGCAGGAGGAGTGCGGGGTCTTCGGCCTGTACTCGCCGGTGCCCAACGACCTGGCGTGGCTGACCTACCTGGGCCTGTTCGCCCTGCAGCACCGTGGCCAGGAAGCGGCCGGCATGTGCGTGTCGGACGGCGACAAGTTCCATGTGGAAAAGGACCTGGGGCTGGTCACGCAGGTGTTCGACGAGCGCCGGCTGGACAGCGTGCGGCTGCCCAACGCGCGGGTCAGCATTGGGCACGTGCGCTACAGCACCACCGGCTCGAACCTGCGTTTCAACTCGCAGCCGCTGACCACCCGCACCAACAAGGGCATCCTGGGGCTGGCGCACAACGGCAACTTCGTGAACGCCCTGGAAGTGCGCACCGAAATGCTGCACGAGGGGGCGCTGTTTGCCACCACCAACGACTCGGAGGTGATGCTCAACCTGATCGCCCGCGAGAGCCAGATGGATCTGGTGGCCGCCACCGCTGCGGCCATGAAGCGCCTGCGCGGCGGCTACGCGTGTGTGCTGATGAGCCGCACCGGGCTGATTGGCTTCCGCGATCCGCACGGCGTGCGCCCACTGGTCATCGGCCAGCGTGAGGACGGAGCCTGGGCTCTGGCGTCCGAACCCTGCGCGCTGTACGCGGTGGGCGCCCGCCTGATCCGGGACGTGCAGCCCGGCGAACTGGTCTACTTCGACCGCGACGGCCTGCACAGCCTGATGGTCGAGGCGCGTCAGCCCACCCCCTGCTCGTTCGAGTGGATCTACTTTGCCCGCAGCGACAGCAAGATCGACGGTGTGGATACCCACGAAAGCCGCATCCGCATGGGCATGCAGCTGGCCCGCGAGAAGCCGGTGGACGCCGACGTCGTCGTACCGGTGCCCGACAGTGGTATGGGCGCGGCCATCGGCTACGCCCGCGAAAGCGGCATTCCCTTCGACTACGGCCTGTACAAGAACCCCTACGCCGGGCGCACGTTTATTGCCCCCAGCCAGGAGGCCCGCGAACTGAAGGTCAAGATGAAGCTCTCCCCCACCAGCGCGGTGCGGGGCAAGCGCGTGGTCCTGATCGACGACTCCATCGTGCGCGGCACCACCAGCCGCCAGATCGTGAACCTGCTGCGTGAAGCCGGCGCCACCGAGGTGCATTTCCGCGTGTCCAGCCCGCCCATCACGCACCCGTGCTTCTACGGCATCGACACGGCGGCCCGCAAGGAGCTGGTGGCCAGCACCCACAGCGTCGAGGAAATCCGTGAGCTGATCGGTGCGGACACACTGGCCTTCATCAGCGAGCCGGGTTTGCGGCAGGCCATCGGCGGAAAAGGCATGTGTGGTGCCTGCTTCACCGGGCATTACCCTGCCGGGACGCCACTGCTCAACGATGTTGATAAGCTCGCCCTGGAAGTCTAAGCTCTCCTGATTGCAGCGGCTCCGGTCATCCGGGGCCGTTGTTCTTTTACAGGCATTCGTTTCTAAAGAAGGCCGAAGCACCCGCTAACGCTCCTGCAAGAAGCCGCCCCAATACTGGGCAGACGCCAGACCCTGTCATGCGGCACAAAGCTGATGCGGTGGCAAAGGAGCCAACCATGAAAGCAAAAATGTCCGACCTGATGATCATCCTCGGCTACGCCTCCATTGCGTACAGCGCCTACCGTTACTTCACGAGCACCGATCCCGACGAGAAGCGTGATGCGCTGTTCGTGGGACAGTGGGCCCCCACCTTCTTCATCCTGAGCGTCGGGGCAGAGAACCGCGAGTTCCGCAACCAGAACACCCTGGCTATCGACGCCGACGCCGGCAAGCACTGATCCGAATAACCGGGGGCAATAGCCTTCAACCTCACCGGTCCGGGAAGCGTCAGGGCACGTGAGTGACGGCGGCCGGTAGTGACGTTGACAGAGGTACAGCAAGCCCCTCACAGGCCGCCGCCGAACCAAGTTCCGCGGCGGCCTTCCTATGTCATCCGGAACCTGTACCGGCCGAGGCCCCTTGCCGGCGAGTAATCCAGGGGTCAAGCTGTCAGCATGGCCCCCCTCCGTTCTCAAATTCAACCGGGCGTGACCGTGGACATCGTGCAGAAGCATGACCAGCCGACGGGCAGGCTCACGCGTGGGGTCGTGGCGCAGCTGCTGACCCGCTCACCCTCACATCCGCACGGCATCAAGGTGCGCCTCATCAGCGGGCAGGTGGGCCGGGTCCAGGCGGTTATCACACCGGAATAACAGAGGCCGCTTTCATTGAGGGCCTCTGCCTGTGGTCGCACGAGAAACTGGACCTGATGTAGATGGGCGCCAGAGCCGCCTGAGTCCTCGACGAACCGGTTTGCGAGGCCCTGCTGTTACCTTGGCGTCCCCGGGACCGTGCCCGGCGCGAGGGTAACCTGCAGCGTCTGTGTCTGCCCAGCCCGGTTGATCGTCAGGGTGACGCGCTCGCCTGCCTGACGGGTAAAGAGGTATTCGCGCAGGTCGGCGGCAGACTCGATCGTCTGCCCGTTGATGGCTGTAATGACGTCCCCACCCAGGAAGACAGGACCAACAGGTGTCTGAATACGCGTGGTGCCGCCGCTTACGCCCGCCTGCGCGGCGGGGCTGTTGGGCGTGACCTGTGACACAAGCGCGCCCGTACGGGGCAGGTTGTACTGCGCCCGGGCCTGTTCGGTCAGGTCGAACGGTGCAAGGGCCACGCCAATGACCGGTCCGACGATGGTCTGTCCGGCCTGCAGGCGGGACAGGAGACCAGCGGCGATGTTGATGGGAATGGCAAAGCCCACGCCCGCACTCTGGCCCACGCCCGTGGCGGCACCTGCTGGGGACAGGATTGTGGTGTTGACGCCGATGACGCGCCCGGCAGAGTCAAGCAGTGGTCCGCCAGAGTTTCCCGGGTTGATGGCCGCGTCCGTCTGGATGGCGCTCTGGGCGATGCTGCGAACGCCGGTGGGGATGGTACGTTCGGTAGCCGACACAATGCCGGTCGTGGCGCTGAACTGCAGACCGAACGGAGCACCCAGGGCAATGGTGGTCTGACCGATGCGCAGACCGCTGCTGTTTCCCAGCGGGAGAGGCCGGATCAGGTTGGCCGGCACGCCCTGAACCTGTATAAGCGCAAGATAATAGTCGGGCGCGGTGCCCACGACGCGTGCGGTGAAGGTCTGCCGGCTGTCGCGCAGGGTCACGGACAGCCGGGTGGCACCCTCCACCACGTGATAGTTCGTGAGCGCAAAGCCCTCCGCATTCACGAAAAACCCGCTGCCACTGGACTGGTTTCCCTGGCTGCGGGGGTCTGCGAACAGCGGGCTGGAGAACGTTCCCTGCGACTGGCGGGGCGTGGTCGCCTCGATGTACAGCACACTGCCCAGCGCGCGCTCAATGACATTCACGGTGGCCCGCTCGGCGGCGGGCAGGGCTGAGGGCGGCGCGGTCGGCGTGGAGGGTGCAGGTGTCGTGGGGGCTGGGTTGGTGGGGGCTGGGCTGGTCTGGGCGGCACAGAAGGGCGAGGCGAAGGCAAGCAGCACCGTCAGGACAAGGGCTTTGGGCACGGATAAGACCTCCTGGTGCCCTCCGGTGGCCGGGACACCGCCCGCATTCTGTTCAACGTTTATGTATCCCGGTCTTTGAAGACGCTGAAATCCGCTTAGGAAAGCTGGCCAGCGCTCTATTCGCTGCTGGTCGGTGGAGACCTGAGAAACGCAACCACGGGCGGGGGCGTTCAGTTGCCCGGGTCTTACGCCCAGGTGCGCAGGAGCGTGACGACCTCGGCCGGGGAGGCCACGCGATGTTGGGCCTCAGTCTGCCCTTCCCCGACCTTGATGGTTACCCCGCCGCGCTCCCGCAAGGCAGCGAAGGCTTCCTCATCTGTCACGTCATCTCCCAGGAACACCGGCAGGTGGTCCGGGAACCGGGCCGCCAGTTGCAGCGCCGCACGTCCCTTGCCATGCCCGGACGGCCGGAACTCCCGGACTTTCTTCCCTGCGATCACCTCCCACCCGGGTGGCGGGGTTATACGTGCCAGCGCAGCCTCCAGTGCAGGCTGCTCCGGTTCAGGAACTTCGCGGTAGTGCACGGCGAGCGTCCAGCCCTTCTCCTCCAGGCGCATGCCGGCGGCGTGCGGCAGCGCGGCCTTTATAACCTGCAGCGCCGCCGTGTCAGGCGGGTGCAGCGTCTCACCGGGCCATTCCATGCCGTGCAGACCGACCACCTGCAACTCCGGCACGTTCAGGAACGCGGAGGCTTCTGCGCTCCGGCGGCC
Proteins encoded:
- a CDS encoding M20/M25/M40 family metallo-hydrolase; this encodes MPLSYLVRIAQTPAPTFQEAQRAELVASLWEELGYRTTRDEVGNVLTRISTPAIHDQPALLLAAHLDTVFDAGTDVRVREEAGRLVGPGVGDNSASLAVITAFLRDFRGMAHTLRRPLWVAANVAEEGLGDLRGAKHLLAQHRNELGAFVAVDGYLGVAVTRGVAVRRYRASFLGPGGHSWGDQAPSTLHALGRAVAALYALPLPLSPRTTLNVGVASGGTSVNSIAASAELLLDLRSLDPELLADLDSRAVAALHMAAREVGVTVRVERVGDRPGGDLHSEPLLPLARQAARELRVDVRTTSSSTDANAAAPHGIPALALGVYRGGNAHRHDEWVQASSLGSGLRLLQRLVELYQRAPAA
- a CDS encoding DR2241 family protein, which codes for MASPAFIWPARPLDHSFRKLRNTQACAPAIQCADMRSLVLIGHGSHLNGESAGAVFRYAELLRERGLYDEVIEGYWKEEPALRQVLRTTASTDVTVIPMFISEGYFTETVIPRELGLGHQGPVPPEGVARVLGGRTVRYTLPFGVHPGMTDVILARAREALPDASPEDTALIVLGHGTTRNENSHKVIYSNADRLRESGLFSEVHALFLDEDPRVGTWPDRVRAPRVVVVPFFASEGWHTLETIPEDMGLQGEVTRFPDNPHGPQTVYYARPVGTHPAVADVVLHLAEEARGAAGRDGDVERAHDSAWQALIHLARRGGRMGEVLITPHSGVYELRHALDEGMGGAELHTVVTPEGLRDVTRRDAAGNHRPVHTYRTLPRGWRAVLSETELRRGVHFLYPAVVEESYAHGCHSLRHTPWATTARRQTGIYTRVQRATQEQVERVARTVCTPCLRTRLWAGEKLPRTFLEGVPGAFPCAEACTYFVAEVRETLISKRPAAGQEG
- the purC gene encoding phosphoribosylaminoimidazolesuccinocarboxamide synthase, producing the protein MTRGEMKYEGKAKRVYATPQAGEYIVEYKDDATAFNGVKKAQIMGKGEINNAITAHLYPLLEAAGIPTHFLEKLSDREQRVRAVTIVPVEIIVRNVAAGSFSKRLGIEEGTPLPRPVVEYCYKSDALGDPVINTDTAVALGWASEADLKRIRELSLKVRDFLVPYFEARGVRLVDFKLEFGKLPSGEIVLADEISPDTCRFWDAQTNEKMDKDRFRRDLGGVEDAYAEMLRRVTQST
- the purS gene encoding phosphoribosylformylglycinamidine synthase subunit PurS, whose amino-acid sequence is MSQYHAKVFVTLKPSILDPQGRTVERALAHLEHANVSGVRVGKLIELTLHGDRAEVEAQLESITTNVLSNPVMEDARWELAEA
- a CDS encoding cupin domain-containing protein — protein: MTAPKTVNLNEKFGLFTEQWSPKIVGELNGQQVRLARFGGEFIWHSHEHEDELFLVVRGVMRMELRDRTELVREGEFLIVPRGVEHKPAAETEEAWVMMLEPAGTVNTGQVQSERTVTDLERL
- the purQ gene encoding phosphoribosylformylglycinamidine synthase subunit PurQ; amino-acid sequence: MKTAVIQFPGSNCDADALHAARLLLDNGAEFVWHTAGELPEGTELVFLPGGFSYGDHLRSGAIAARSPIMAAVKEHADRGGFVLGVCNGFQVLTESGLLPGALSRNRELHFMCKPVHLRVENNATAFTGAYAQGQVIEVPIAHGEGNYYADAATIAELEQQGRVVFRYADNPNGSLNDIAGIVSERGNVLGMMPHPERAVELLLGSEDGRGLFESLRAARAQ
- a CDS encoding DinB family protein → MNDLAAFLAEQYSIELGAFRAALEAIPEQSFTVAAGAQSAAWQALHIADWLRLGVLGDRSPTYGYLGWEDQAWAQALNVNPPLTEAAGRAAVLARLDEVITQVHTFLSTLSPADLQGTTFSPSAPNGERPRLQALGLHVRHVAYHRGQVALLRRQFTAAQ
- a CDS encoding DinB family protein, which codes for MTPLQSFLSTALDAEFRAFGNALHAVPATVFGRAAAYGHSAAWYALHIMDWTRCVIQPGLGGVNPALTYGYLGFEEADWVRRVTGPTLAAEDDTKDQILTALDQVFTQALKAVCTASAERFTSEALWATLKRPRPVLEGLTSHLRHTAYHRGQIAPLLKEFQ